Proteins from a single region of Streptomyces glaucescens:
- a CDS encoding sugar phosphate isomerase/epimerase family protein, whose product MAEPVVRIPDAKVALSTASVYPESTATAFEIAARLGYDGVEVMVWNDPVSQDIEALRRLSDYHHVPILAVHAPCLLITQRVWTTDPWVKLQRARAAAEKLGASTVVVHPPFRWQRQYSRDFVAGIWRMANETDVRFAVENMYPWRYRDREMLAYAPDWDVTKDDYRHFTIDLSHTATARTDALQMVDRMGDRLGHIHLADGNGSAKDEHLVPGRGTQPCAEVLERLALTGFDGHVVIEVNTRRAMSSAEREADLAEALAFTRLHLASAARVPRR is encoded by the coding sequence GTGGCAGAACCAGTGGTGCGCATCCCGGATGCGAAGGTCGCCCTCTCGACGGCTTCCGTCTATCCGGAGTCGACGGCGACGGCCTTCGAGATCGCCGCGCGCCTCGGGTACGACGGGGTCGAGGTCATGGTGTGGAACGACCCGGTCAGCCAGGACATCGAGGCGCTGCGCCGGCTCAGCGACTACCACCACGTGCCGATCCTCGCCGTGCACGCCCCCTGCCTGCTGATCACCCAGCGCGTCTGGACCACCGACCCCTGGGTCAAGCTCCAGCGCGCCCGTGCGGCGGCCGAGAAGCTCGGCGCGAGCACGGTCGTCGTGCACCCGCCGTTCCGCTGGCAGCGGCAGTACTCCCGTGACTTCGTCGCCGGCATCTGGCGGATGGCGAACGAGACGGATGTCCGCTTCGCCGTCGAGAACATGTACCCCTGGCGCTACCGCGACCGCGAGATGCTGGCGTACGCCCCCGACTGGGACGTCACCAAGGACGACTACCGGCACTTCACGATCGACCTCAGCCACACCGCCACCGCCCGCACCGACGCCCTGCAGATGGTCGACCGCATGGGTGACCGGCTCGGCCACATCCACCTCGCCGACGGCAACGGCTCCGCCAAGGACGAGCACCTGGTCCCCGGCCGCGGCACCCAGCCCTGCGCGGAGGTGCTGGAACGCCTCGCCCTGACCGGTTTCGACGGCCATGTCGTCATCGAGGTCAACACCCGGCGCGCCATGTCCAGCGCCGAACGCGAGGCCGACCTGGCGGAGGCGCTGGCCTTCACCCGGCTCCACCTGGCCTCCGCGGCGCGGGTGCCCCGGCGATGA